One Cytophagia bacterium CHB2 genomic window, GTATTGAATGCGAAACTAGGAATAAGATTCATGGCCTCAAAACGAAAAATCCGCTTCGGCGTCATCGGCTGCGGCTTGATGGGCCGCGAGTTTGCCGTGGCCTCGGCGCGCTGGCCTGCGCTGCTGGACACGAAGGCGCAACCTGAAATCGTGGCGATTTGCGATCTCAATGAAAAACTATTTGATTGGTACACCGACAATTTTTCTTCGATCAAGCTCGCCACCACCAATTATCAAGATTTGCTTGCCTCCAAGGAGGTTGAAGTTGTTTATTGCGCAGTGCCGCATAATTTGCACGAGAAATTCTACTGCGACATCCTATCCGCCGGCAAACATTTGTTCGGCGAAAAGCCGTTCGGCATCGACCTGGCCGCGAATCAAAAAATTCTGGAGACAATTCAAGCGCATCCGCAAGTGTTCGTGCGCTGTTCCTCCGAATATCCCTTCTACCCCGGCGGCCATCAGATTCACAAATACATTCTGGAAAATCCCTGGGGCCGCATCATCGAAGTACACAGCGGCTATCTGCATTCCTCTGATTTGAATTTCAACAAGCCCATCAACTGGAAACGCATGCTGGCGTTCAACGGGGAATACGGTTGCCTGGGCGATCTCGGCATGCACGCGCTGCATCTGCCGTTGCGCGCGCGCTGGATTCCCTCACGTTTGTATGCTTCACTTTCCAAAATCGTCACACAACGCCCGGATGGCAAAGGCGGCATGGCACCGTGTGAAACCTGGGACAATGCCACGCTGCAATGCGAAGTGCGGCATCCCAGCGAAGGTTACACATTTCCCATGTCCGTCAAAACCTATCGCATTGCGCCCGGCGAAACCGATACCTGGTATATCGAAATCATCGGCACGAAATTCAGTGCGCGCTACAGCACGAAATTCACCAAGACCCTGCAGACCATGCGCTATGAAAACGGCGGGCCGCAGATTTGGCAACATGAGGATATCGGTTACACCTCCGCCCATGCCACGATAACCGGCGGGATTTTCGAATTCGGCTTTACCGATGCCATTCTGCAAATGTGGGCGGCTTTTCTGGATGAGCTGCACGAACCGAAACCCAACATGCCGTTCGGCTGCATCACCCCGGAAGAAACTTTGCAGCAGCACAAAATTTTGACGGCAGCGCTGGCCTCAAACAAAAGCGGCCAGGTGGTTACTCTGGAGTAACGATGCAATCGCTGCCAAGCGCGTCACATTAAAGACTACTTCGCACTTTCGCCCTAATTCGTATGAGTACATTGATTTGTCAGTCTGCAAGAATCTTGTGAAGTACCCGGCACTGAGCCTAAAACTTCACAAGCTCCCTGTGGGATGACAGGGCAGAAAGTGATAAA contains:
- a CDS encoding Gfo/Idh/MocA family oxidoreductase, giving the protein MASKRKIRFGVIGCGLMGREFAVASARWPALLDTKAQPEIVAICDLNEKLFDWYTDNFSSIKLATTNYQDLLASKEVEVVYCAVPHNLHEKFYCDILSAGKHLFGEKPFGIDLAANQKILETIQAHPQVFVRCSSEYPFYPGGHQIHKYILENPWGRIIEVHSGYLHSSDLNFNKPINWKRMLAFNGEYGCLGDLGMHALHLPLRARWIPSRLYASLSKIVTQRPDGKGGMAPCETWDNATLQCEVRHPSEGYTFPMSVKTYRIAPGETDTWYIEIIGTKFSARYSTKFTKTLQTMRYENGGPQIWQHEDIGYTSAHATITGGIFEFGFTDAILQMWAAFLDELHEPKPNMPFGCITPEETLQQHKILTAALASNKSGQVVTLE